Genomic segment of Chelmon rostratus isolate fCheRos1 chromosome 2, fCheRos1.pri, whole genome shotgun sequence:
acatgtgcAGGCAGACATCCTCAGTCTTTCACTTATGAAAGTATGTCAGGTGGAAACCCCGCTCTGACTGTACATTTATGTACTCTCTCTGCTCCAGGTATCCTTGAGGAGAGTATTGGCAGAGTTTTATATCAAAGATCAGTTCTAATCTCACACTGAGACAGTCTGTGTTGCACCTGACACAGCCGTTTGCTGCTGGACGTGCAGTCTGTTTGTGGCTGTAAACAAAcgcctgctgcaggtggagacgAGGTTAATGGAAAACCAAAGCAACGAGTGAAACGCTTtggcagagctgagaggaagagtTGGGTGacaattctctgtgggtttgtcacaaCGAATGATGGATTTCACACTGCACATGCAGTGGCATGCAGAGGTTTGGAGACACGTTACTGTGAGTAGCTAAGAGAGTAAAAGATGACCTGATTTACAAATGGCATAAAGTTTAAGAtgacatatttctttaatattttaagcaagattcctttttttcattttcatcatttacagttttaaaataacaaaaagcaaaagtttgggcccctgcatggtcagtactTAATAAGGCCTCCTTTGACAGCTACCCTAGCTTTTTGTAGCAAGATAAGactctttcagttcttgtttgggggTCTTTCACCCATTCTTCCTGCAAAAGGCTCctagttctgtgagattctcGGGTCTTCTTGCACGCACTGTACTTTTGAGGTCTGATGATGCTTAGGTCGGGGGACTTCGAGGCCCATGGAACGGCCCTCAgcattgtggattttgaggtgtgtttaagATTGTCACCCTGTTGTAGAagccatcctcctcctctttagcTGTTTTACAGATGGTGTGACGCTTGACTGCAGAGtttgctggtatttaattgaatccacTCTTCCCTCTACCACTGAAATGTTCCCTGTGCCGCTGACTGCAACACAAGTCCAAAGCATGATGGATCCACCCCTGTGCTTGACAGTTGGAGAGGTGCTCTATTCATGAAACTCTGCTCCCTTTGACCTCCAAACACACCTCGGTCATTACAGCCACAAAGTTCTGTTTtaacttcatcagtccacaggatGCTgagttttgtggtgaggatgcacGAATCTTCTTCCATGAAGCTCAGATTTGCGctggtgttgctgcacagtCGAACAGCACGCCACTGCGTCAGAGTCTGCTGACTCGAGCCGGTTTTGTCCTTCCAACAATACATCGAGCAGATCGCTTTGAAAGTTTGAAAGTGTCTTCTCAgagccttctcctgctttgtgggcatcaattattttcattttcagcgTGCTAGGCAGCCGCTGAGAGAAGCCCAgggctgctgattgttgggacaaggtttgaggGGTCACAGTATTTATAAAGCCTTGAAATGTGCATCCCCTGGCCTTTCCTGACAAGGACTGTGATCAAGCCAAAGCACTAACAAGCTGCTTAAGATCAGAGACTTTGGcaaaagttatctgagagctcaaatctcttggggtgatcaaacatttgcacatcattttctttccttcactctaaaattgtacaaatcAAAAATGATCCACTATTCTTGGTTAAAATGTTGAAGAGCATGTTTAGTTTGTATCTTGATGCCTTTTGGGGATCAGCTCATCTTCTACTCACTGAACTATTCACAGTAACACAAATTGTGGCCAGAGGTGCCATTCACTAttgatataaaaatactgatttgtGCAGCTTCAACGCACAACTACGGTTAAAGGGACAATGTGCTATTTCTCCCCGCAGTCTGTTCCTAGAGACTGTTTAAACACGACGTGTGATGTGAGGTCAGATATCGGAGTTGATCCGAGCACTTATCCCTCGTCATTCCCTCCTCTCCAGAATGCAACACTTAAGTCTGGGGTTGACAAGCCGGCTCCCCGCCTGTCCCGGACCCTCCAGCTGGAACAACCAGGGGTTTTATCACCCCGCCAAGGTCTGACAAGTGGGGTAGGCGAGGGTGGTGGGGATCACTTAGTGGTATGCTATTGTGTGCCTGTCGCCCAAACTCCACAGGATAGCATTACCCTCCTCACATCATCACAGCACTAAAATAACAACAGGGCTTTGTCTCACTAAACTCCTCCCTTTCAGTAGCCAAACAGCttaatgtgcacacacacatcccactTTGTGATAcgcatgcaaatacacacaggcacacacacacacacaaacaattctCAGGATAGCTGAGGACCACCAACTGCCCATCCTCTgtggtcaacacacacacattcactcccTAACATGGCATGAAAAGACTAGCTGGTGTAGCCATGTTTTCAAGCAGCGATTTGATTATCCTATCAACAGATGAGCACCACTCTCAGAAATACAACCTTGTTTCTTTCCCCCCCGCACCATCtagataaaatgtttaaaaaaatcagaatgAGAAGCTGGCTTCTGTCTTTGAACACTTTTATTAGACGAACATGCACAGACCTAGCAAATGGACATTTTCTACTAAAAAATACAGGCATGTGGTTTTGAGTGTATAAAATGATGAGGAAAAATAATTGAATTAGCCTCAGCTGAATGTGGAAAAGGCTGAAACTGAGACAGCTCGCTATGTTGATGCTGGTGAAGTGTCCGCTTTGGGGGCCTGGACGATAAAATTTCATCCTGAGCCTCTTGTGCTCTTGAGTGAGTGCTGGACAGAGAAGATGCGGCCAAcataaagatgaataaatacaCCCCTGTCCATATCTCCTTCAAGGGCAGTGGGCCAGCTTCAAGTCATATACCGGCAAAAGGTGGACTTTCTATTTGGTGAACATGCTGACAAAAAAAGGTTTACTCCTGGTCCTTTTCCTCTCCGTGGGTGATGATGTGAACCAGGTTCTTGTAGTCCAGGTTCCCTGCCACATCTGGGGGGAAGGCAGTGAACATCTGCTCCATCTAACCAACAAAGAGCAGATATTACCATCACTTTTATCAGAGCTGTACCCGTTCACCAAGACAACACATCACTCAGTGCGCATGAAATGATGTGATGATAATTCACTGaggggtgcatgtgtgtgtgtgtgtgtgtgtgaaagtctTTCCGACGTGGATGCTGATGATCGTCACCATGACGTTCATCCCTCTGTGCTTTTTGGACTCACCCACGCACACAAAGCGCTCTGACACAATAATGATAATCAGTGTAAAAGCACCACGGCGTACCTCTTCGGGGGAGAATCGGTCTGCTTGTGTTGTTAGCATCTGTGTCACACTGAGcgggggaaaagagagaaaacaccgTGTGAGATGACGAGGCCTGCGCTCACACCAGGAGGAAGGGCGCACGTCGTGATGTGGATGAATGGAATGAGTGCAGTCAGACTCAAACACAGTCATGAACTGAGTGAAAGCTTTCATAACGCCCTTTTGCGTTGAATGATCACATCGCAGGCTGACGTGGCGTGAGGAGTGCAGTGTGTCACGTCACTTACTAGTCCTTCCTCAGCACACCTTTCCCCTCAGGGTCGAAGACTTTAAACGCGTTGAGGATGGTCTCCTCTGGATCAGCACCTACATAGGTTAAAACTGTCAGCACAGTTCTCCAAACATGCTTCAATAATGCAAAGTTTTTGTGATCAAATGTTCATCTGTAGCCTGCGTGTCCTCACCTTTCAGCTTCTCACCGAACATGGTGAGGAAGACGGTGAAGTTGATTGGGCCAGGAGCCTCTTTGAGCATGTCATCGATCTCTTCCTGCTTCACGTTGAGGCGTCCTAAATGTAGATTAAGCAGATTCAGCTGCTGCACATCCACTAAAATATGGACCTTTAGTGCTCGAAGACTGGGGTCTTTGTTTCTGCAACAAAAACTAATCAGCTCACAACGTCTTGCACAACTGAATACAGGTGATACATACCAAGAGCTGCAAAAGTGTCCCTCAGGTCATTCTTGTCGATGAAGCCGTCTCTGTTCTGGTCCATGATGGTGAAGGCCTGAGGTCAGTGCACAGTACATATAAATGAGTCTCTCTGCTTTGAGAGGTGATATCTGCACACAGATTGCAGCCACATGCTTCTAGCCCACGTCTCAGAGAGTAGAAACCCAGTCATTGTTGCACATAGTTTTAGATTCCCTTTCTACCCTTGAATATTTTGGGTGCCATCTTTATAGGTGCGCACTGTTCAGTATTTATAACCTGCGGCCCCCCCGGGGTTTAGCCCGGCATCCAGGGCATGCCCAGCAGTTTATCTGCAGCCTAATCACTGATGACACAGTCTGGATGTCTGGGCACCATTGACTCTCATACCAGCATACCACAAACCTCACTGCTGCCAAGCCAGAGGCAGGAAAATAGACAGGTGGACATACTGCAGGGATGAACAATGGaaatggaaagacagaggaggacgtggacagaagaagaaatactcACAACACTTGGACCATAATAGCTATATTCATGCACAATTTCCACAATTCTCACGTCGTTTTCAGCCAAATCTAAACGAGCAAAATAAAGATCAGATGAGCAGCTTTCACCTCTTTAAATTCCTGGATCTGAGCCTGCTCAAACATGGAGAACACATTGGAGTTGGctccctctgctgtcctctTCTTGGCTTTCTTTGGGGCCTTTTGGCacaaagaaaggagaagagatgaGGTAGAGACTATACGCCGGTTAAGGCAGAGCTACATGTCAGACGATATCAATAAAAGGGACTGTATGGCTTAATAACTGAACACTGTGGTGAAAAATGGGGAATAACACAAGAGCATatatttaattcaattttatGCTCACAAgatcaaaatgtgcaaaaatgagCTGACTGTATAAACCAGAAATAATTTGACATGTATAATTTCAGTATCCTTAAGCAAGTCAAACACTGTGGTTAtattttcttgaaaaataaaatatggtgCTTGTAATCCAGAATGTATTAAATGTTGCCCGTACATAGCAACACATTCAATGTCTGGTGAAAAGTTGTACTAATGACACTGCTGCAATGGTAAGCCACCATCCATAGATGTTTTTACTTGGGATTCATCTAATTAAGCTGATCAATTATCACAGGAAATGTTTAATTGGTGTTAAGaaacattaaatgttaaattttaTGTATGAGTAAATTATAGCACTCATCTGTACAAAATGAAGTGAGAgtccctgaaaaaaaaaataaaattgtgtcCTATATCTCTCCTTGCACCATcaagcagcacacagacacacagacacacaatgacTTACCATGGCTGAACAGCTGGGAGGTCAGTCCAACAATGATGCCAGTGAACAATGGGGATATTGTGGGTAGCCTTTTGTAGCCCCATCCCTCAGTTCCACTGGACGATATTTATAAACTATGTCCTCTTTAGGAAGTGACAGGTAAATGATGCTtcatacagcacatacagtattgCATGCTCGCTAAaaatgtgcgcacacacacacacacccctctgtAGTAGTTACTCGCCCTGTGTTCTCATGACTGACACTGGACGAAGAGATTGGAATAACTGGTTTAGAATATCAGGAGCAGACTGAAGGTTAAAGCACTTAATCACCTTATACCGCCCTCTGTCCACAGACCACTGTCTTGACCGTCTAAACTACAGAAAAGCAGAGTATCAGCTCAGTGAAAGCGATGTTAGAAATGCAAGACAGAATATGAAATCTGTTGGACTGGTTTTAAAGTCTGcggtcttttattttgtccgAATGAGCCGAGTGTTAGTGCCACCACAGGTGGGATAAAGTCTCACATTTGTTCTTAGCGTGGCAGAAATCAGGTAGTTTTCTTACAGCTTGACTAACTTCAGTTGAAGTTGCGTGGGGCTTCAACAGGGTGATCCAGTCCCATCttaaaacaatgtttaatgCCATCTGAGCTGGACTGGAAAAGTCAGAGGCAATGCTAAGACTGGGTGTATGCTGAAAATGCCCCCCCACCCCAATGTATTAAATGTAACTTGAACAATATGATGCAACTGGAATGGATGTGGGAGAAATACATTATATGTGTCTCTCTATTATAGAACAAAAGTGCCAAAAGCTCCTTGGATTgataaataaatgctgcagaaaaataataaatgattgtAGCGTATACTGCACCTCGTATGGAGTTTACaggtaaaaacattttaacagtcCAGCAGAAACAAGAAACAGGTCTATGTGAAGAACTGGAATTTCAGTTTCAAAGGTCTTTGACCCACACTTTGAGAACCAGAGCGCTCAAAGTCTGTCTTAAATGTGAGCATATTTAAGTGAATTTACCTGCTTTCACCATCAGCTTTTGATTTAGTAGTTCTGATGTGTGCATCAATCATCTCTTGTCCTCACTGGATACAAGACATGATGAGGGAGCGTGAACATCACCAGCTCATTTAGTGCAATTTATTGACCTGTCAGGACTGTGTTACCGCCAACCTTTGTCACATTTCTCTCATGCTTCTTCACATGACTGGCGCCGGCTTACCTTTCCCCAACATTGTCACGGTACAGTATGGCACAGCACGAATAGTACACGCTATTTATGAGGCCTCATTCATACTCTGAAGGTAAATGCACTGGCTGACGATGAAATGTTTGACTGGAAACTTTCTCACCTCCACTGGCTTCTTCTCTACTGGAGCCTGCAGATGAAGGCTCATTCTGTCCACAAAACAAATTAACACGAGCAAAACACAGATTCTCTAATTTCACAAAAGGGGCCAAAGAAGACGCTGCATCAAAGGATGTCTTGGATCTACTTCTGCACTGCACTGGCGTTAGCCTTTAAGAGCCTGTGAAACCACTAAGCTCAGTGTTGTCAACAGCAGTAGGTGTGACATTCTCAAGTGCAACACTGCTGACACTGAACGCATCCTTACAATGTGCTATGTCTCTGCACCATTAACAAGTCATCCAGTATCACTTGTGGCTCCGGGGTCAAGAAAAGTGAGTCTGTGAAAATGAGCTGAATAGGCTGGGGTTAGGAGGTGAAGCCACAAGCGGCTGATCTATATAAAGAGAGGCGCTGAAAGCCTCCCTGCGCTCGCTCCACTCACTGTCACATAAAATGCTGTTGATGAACTAACAGCAGATGTCAGTGGTGTCGTCTCACAGTATAATGTGTACATGGAGGTCAGAATTAGAAGAGTTATTGTTAACCGATGGAGCAGACGCTGTTGTTGAGAACGtttctccctcagctcctctcagTTTCTGATCCGAGCAGCGGCTGCAGCTACCGTGACAGGAATGGCAGGCCACTGCCGCATTGGCTGAGCGCTGGGATCAGACGCCTATAAATAGACTAACCTCCTATAACACAATGGACGTGGACAAATGGTCATTTCACAGGCAGCCTCAAGTGAGTGGCGAGTGAGAGCAAGAGGGGAAAACGGCTTCAGATATGTCCTCTTCTGTCTGCAATCTGTGATATCTCAACACAGGATATCGCTTGTTCAGAGGCGCGCAGGCACAACATAAGGAGGTAAAGTAGAAGTGAAAGACAATGgttataatatttaatattctGTGACAAAATCTCTACAGGGAATgctaataaaacatttgttagCAGACATCAATATCATATCCAGCGTTACAGCATcatgtgaaaagaaacagatttaaaagaatagaaaaataaaacaggatggGAAACCCTTGTTGAATAGAGTCCTACAGAGGTCAGTGGAGAACTTGTGCAATCTGTAGCATGGGGTGCTTTTCGTTGAATGACCAGTGGATCAGTTCTATCTGCTTGGCTTAAATACATTCAGGAAGATTTTCACGTCTAAAGAGACCAGAAAGTTGATTAAACGCCTTCCTATTGAGCGCCctactgtgaacagacacaatGGGCAAGTTCAAGTGTGGCACGTCATCCGTTTATGTTCTAAAAACatcactaaaaacacaaaaatatccCTTTTTGATAAATCTAATTATGATATATTGTATAGAAATAAGATTAGCTTGGTCAAGCGTAAGCGCCTTGAGAATGCGAGCCAAATATTTGGATGGATTTTGTCTTTTAAGGTCGGACTGGCTGTTTAACTTGCCAAGAGTGccttaataaaagaaaaagaagagctTTATCGTCGTATGAATTTACTGTGCAAATAGATAAtagatgaaagagaggagaggttaTTCACGTGCTTCGCTGTTAAATCGTGGAATAAAAATATAACCCAAATGAGGCAGAAGCAGAAGACAACACTCCGTTTCATTTCAGATATACATATCCATGCCATTCAcgaatcagaaaaaaaacaaagattattttcatcttcaccTTGAACAGTTTTGGGTTATATACAATATAAGGGACATTGTACAAAAAGAAATGCTCAAGTACTATGTTGAAAGCTTCAAACatgatctttttttcttttttttttaccctcctGTCATATAGTTCAGCACTGAGGTTTTGCCTTTGACAGATGGAAGTGCATACACGAGTTGGATCCAGATACAATCACTCACTTGATAAAGGATGTTTGGACATATTAAAAGAATACTCGTCGGACATTCAAGAGGACACGTAAtcacttttttctttaacaaaaatAGACACGGCTTATCCAGCCTTGAAATTCCTTCtcaatatatataaaattatgTCTCGTCTATTTACAGTCAGATAGCGTTCTGAAGGATTAGAAAGTCCTGCTGAGGATTGTGGGTAGTGCAGTTTTAGTGTTGACCTATCTGAGGGCAGACAGTCACGTGGTGTGTGGTTCTACAGGGCAGGGGGggtcatttattttgttaaatttgtttGTGCTCCAGCCAATCCTGTCACCGTCACTAACCGCAGAAGACTGAGGTTAGCACAGAATGATTGTAATTAGCTGAAAATGATTGTGTTGACACGTCGGCGCAGGAGTGGACCCAGAAATGCTAGTCGATGTCCAGGACCCTCCTGCCCTGATCTGTGGCTACTGTGGACAGAGCTGAGTGTGGAAAGGAGCCAGATGTATTAATACAGCTTTGAGTGAAATTCTGCCATTTTCATTAGAGACTGACTTTGTAAATATTGACATTGACTTGTAAGATAAAGTTGCTACGGCTGTGCTTATCTATCATAGTCACTACTGTCTGGAGTTAACTGAAACTAGCAAAACCCACCGAGTCAGGTCTAAATTTGCGAACTTTGTTTTTGAAGAAGAAATCAAATAGATTACTAAACCCTTATCGGAGTACAGAGCACATACTCACATATATCTCAAAAAACCCTGCTCAAAAAATTGTTAATTATGGCGTTTTGTTGACCTTTATTGACTCGGGTCAGTTCGTTGAGAAAACTAACCTGATTCTAATGACATCTGTTTATTTCTCTCGGTCTCTCTCTGTACTGACAGCTAcagttgttttcctctgtgggtTCGTCAGGCGTAACTGATGTGTGGCAGTGTTTCATCAGAAGTTGGTGACATTTTCTCTGCTCCCTTCTATCCCTCTCCAAAGACGACTTCCTCTGTCCATGCTGGGTATgtggctctgctctctctctcaaacagaTGATTGGTCCCATACCTGTAGGACAAAgttaaaaacataaagcaggTTAATGGACAAGGAGTAAGATTGTTATGATAATTTGAAATATGTAAAGTGAAAACTGGAACCAAAgcacacaataataaaacaaaaagtctaCAGCCACAATAGCGGATCTTTGAgcgacatgctaacatgcttgtGTTTAGTAGGTAATATTTACCAGGTTTACCTGCttagtttagcctgttagcatgctaacatttgctaataaacACTGATGCAAAGTCCAGTTTAGGTTGATGAGAATGTCAGTAGTTTTGTAGGTATTAGTCACAAACTAAttcagacaaactgaaattttgacctgattgAGGCGCTGGATTAAAACTCTGCAGATCATCAAGGTTAATAAACTGTATCCTCGAGGGGCCTTGAATATCGTGGCAAATTGCACAGCAATCCACCCAATAGCTGTagatttcactcaaaaccagcAATGTctacctgctggtggcactacaGGAAAGGTCATCAGGATTCCTTCTCTAGGCACTGAAAATATACGtagcaaatttcatgacaatccattaAATAATTGTCAAAACACGTCACTAAAAAACGaagatcaatcaatcaatcacagtCAAGTCATTAGAATTTATCTTCCAGGAATCACAAATGTCtttacaaaatgtcatggcTGTTCAACCAATACCTGTTTGGATATTTTCAGTCTGGTCACCAAATGACTGACATTGTAGTCTCTAGAGCCACCAGCATGGCTAAAGAGTTTTGTTACCATCACTGTAATTTTAGAGGTAACAGTAAACTCACATGcaggaaaagtaaaaataataaaaaaaaaaggttgacaAACCTTGTTTACAGGGTTTATGGGCGTGCGACCAGAGCCAGTATGAAGCCTTTGGCGCTCTTCGAATCGCCCGGGGGACCTCTCCCTACGAACGTCCATCATCCGGCCAGGAGAGCGGTCCATTCGAGGGTCTGCCATGGCCCTGCCTGGGGAGCGCTCTAACCGGGGGTCAGCCATCGCCCTGCCCGGAGACCCAACTATCCGACTCTCCAGCATCCTGCCGGGagacttctctctctccagtggACGACTGGGGGACTTATCCCGTCGAAATTCCGTGCGAGCCTCTCTGTAGCGGTGAGGTGTGCCGGGATCTCCGTGAACCAGGGGATTGGCTGCCAGCCTTTTGGAGATGTGCTCATTGTAGGAAGGAGGCCCACGTTTGTTAGGGCTGTTATGGCAGCATACAGATGGGCAGATAGCATTGGTCATTGTAAAAGGTATTTTGTGATTGGGTCGTGGGCTTTGCTTGGCACCGTCAGGTCAGTCAGCAGATGTGGGGAGGATGATGGACTCATCAGCTGATCAAGCTCATGTCATGAGCTGTAGCGCAGTGCATTTCATAATTAGAAGACACTGAGCCCACCTACTCAATTTGGTTTTCTAAATGAGAATAGTGTGAGTGGCTGACGACAACAACTAAAGAGCAGAACTCTGACTGGCTCACAAAGCCAGGTTTCAGTATCAGCACAGTGAATAATGAAGGCTCAGTTGTTAGTGAGCTTCAAATTGTAATAGCTCAATCTCAGGACATAAAAGCAGTAAGTCAGTCTTTATTCAACAAATTCCTTTCTACAGTACATTTGACAGGAGGccttttaaaaagtcatttgaatttaaaaagacaTATCTCAGGATTTAttacagataaaaaatgaactCTTCCTCCTGTAAAGAACAAAATTAGTGTGTTATGCTCCTGTTCTATAACCAGATCAAACAGAAAGGCCACAATTTAACCATCACCACCTGATGCCAACCTGTGCCCAGCAGTGCCAGCTAGTCCCATTCACCCTTCAACAACACCAGTGTACATCACATAAAGGATGTAGTGTTCCTACAGTCTGCATAATGGCGGAGACTAAACTTCaccaaaatataaatgaatgaaaaaatagtATTCTGAAgtaaactgcaaaataaataaaatgcacatctttgtcttatttttaaGTGGGCAACTGTTTTATTTCCCTTCAATAGACAAATGAAGGCATgtcataatttatttaacaTGTAAATAATACAGGTGTCAATCAAACCTAGGTGGAATGCCCAAATTCTTGATTTTTCCAATTAAGTTATGGATTAGGGGTACAGTTTGTGCATtctgttaatttatttattcatttctgtattttagaGAACAGACATAAGTGTGACCTGATGCAGATTTAACAAATAGTGTACGTCCTCACCTGCGTCCGGAGCCGTTCCGCTGCAGCTCTCCTGCGCCCTCTTGGCTCTGGACCAGGTTGCCCTTGCAGCAAATGACCCGCAGTTTGTTCTGGTAGGAAGAGGCCAGGTAGATGGCCCCAGAGGAGATGGCCGGGCCAA
This window contains:
- the myl2a gene encoding myosin regulatory light chain 2a, which codes for MAPKKAKKRTAEGANSNVFSMFEQAQIQEFKEAFTIMDQNRDGFIDKNDLRDTFAALGRLNVKQEEIDDMLKEAPGPINFTVFLTMFGEKLKGADPEETILNAFKVFDPEGKGVLRKDYVTQMLTTQADRFSPEEMEQMFTAFPPDVAGNLDYKNLVHIITHGEEKDQE